The following coding sequences are from one Coffea arabica cultivar ET-39 chromosome 11e, Coffea Arabica ET-39 HiFi, whole genome shotgun sequence window:
- the LOC113718714 gene encoding putative late blight resistance protein homolog R1B-14, translating to MSEAAVSFVLENLKQILVYNSHLIADVRENVEKLCDQLKILNGFVKDYTEMNSNTEALKALRRELKSVVSEAEDVVDKYIVHASMQKARGKVEKVLKIVDYGSKLRDLGKEIEQVSGRVKVILESQIVPRLEAAQIQDIANERAKKKQAPIVEEDNVIGFDDATKAVMELLKAGSEDLEVISIVGMHGLGKTTLAKKVLHDPKIEYDFFARAFIYVSQQFERTEVFLNILGSIGQLTEEAKNMPEEKLAEHVREQLKTRMYLIVMDDVWKIEDWDKLKVAFPNNKKRSRVLITTRNTSVAIYANPAVEPYHLDFLTFDASRELLRRKVFGENKCPEEVEQYELHIVKKCDGLPLSIVVIAGILIKHRQIVRWWSRVADSVNDYISRDEKHIKDVIILSYNHLPYHLKPCFLYLGVFREDFEIPVWKLLRLWIAEGFVPQQRDLNLEDIAEEYLEELVDRNLVMVGQRRSNGQIKTCHVHDTLRDFCKEEGKEENIFQEIKQDNLEIFFSKNPTLDDYRRLCINANVMAYISKKPSGARVRSFLTSAKEETTLDAKHVPLIPRAFKLLRVLDAKSLRFTLFPPDLCQLVLLKYISISCKLDILPPAMSTLWSLQTLIVDTTARTLQIKSDIWKMPQLRHLHTNASTSLPCPTTTKGKEEASVNANLQTLSSISPKSCTKELFERAPKLKKLAICGRLAILIEANGQSRLFESLCTLQFLENLKLLNEDVSSPLNRLPQENNFPRKLTKLTLSKTFLPWNQMSVLGKLENLEVLKLKDNAFKGNRWRTESGGFQSLQFLHIGSTDLVIWDAAANHLPKLKCLVLKHCTELQGVPHSFADISTLQIIDLHCTNHSVASSAMKIYVLKLEQAQQKATKSNRFKLFVYPPV from the exons ATGTCAGAAGCAGCTGTGAGTTTTGTCCTAGAAAACCTGAAGCAAATACTGGTTTATAACTCCCATTTAATAGCTGATGTGAGGGAGAATGTTGAGAAATTGTGCGATCAGCTCAAGATTCTGAATGGCTTTGTCAAAGACTACACAGAAATGAACAGCAACACCGAGGCCCTGAAGGCGCTGAGGAGGGAGCTCAAAAGCGTGGTCAGCGAAGCCGAGGATGTCGTCGACAAGTACATCGTTCATGCCTCGATGCAGAAGGCCAGAGGAAAAGTTGAAAAGGTGCTCAAGATTGTTGATTATGGGAGCAAGCTTCGAGACCTGGGGAAGGAAATAGAGCAAGTCAGTGGAAGAGTGAAGGTTATTCTTGAGAGCCAGATAGTGCCTCGTTTGGAGGCTGCGCAAATCCAGGACATAGCCAATGAACGTGCAAAGAAAAAAcag GCCCCAATAGTTGAGGAAGACAATGTGATTGGATTTGATGATGCAACAAAAGCAGTGATGGAACTTCTCAAAGCAGGATCAGAGGACCTCGAGGTAATATCAATAGTGGGTATGCATGGGCTGGGGAAGACGACACTAGCCAAAAAGGTCTTACATGACCCAAAAATTGAGTATGATTTCTTCGCCCGGGCATTTATCTACGTTTCTCAGCAATTTGAGAGAACTGAGGTGTTCCTCAATATTCTGGGGTCTATTGGCCAACTCACTGAGGAAGCGAAAAATATGCCAGAAGAAAAATTAGCAGAACACGTTCGCGAACAATTGAAGACCAGAATGTACTTGATAGTTATGGATGATGTGTGGAAGATAGAGGACTGGGATAAACTCAAAGTAGCTTTTCCGAACAATAAGAAGCGCAGCAGAGTCTTGATTACTACTAGAAACACCTCCGTGGCTATTTATGCAAATCCAGCAGTTGAGCCATATCATTTGGACTTTCTAACTTTTGATGCCAGTCGAGAGTTGCTACGGAGGAAGGTTTTTGGTGAGAACAAGTGCCCCGAAGAAGTGGAACAATATGAACTGCATATAGTAAAGAAATGTGATGGACTGCCCCTGTCAATAGTGGTGATTGCAGGTATTCTCATTAAACACCGGCAGATTGTTCGTTGGTGGAGTCGAGTTGCTGACAGTGTCAATGACTACATTTCCAGGGATGAAAAGCATATTAAGGATGTTATAATACTGAGCTACAACCATTTGCCTTACCATTTGAAACCTTGTTTTCTCTATCTTGGTGTCTTCAGGGAGGATTTTGAGATCCCTGTGTGGAAGTTGTTGCGATTGTGGATCGCTGAAGGGTTTGTGCCTCAGCAAAGAGATTTAAACTTGGAGGATATTGCAGAGGAATACTTGGAGGAACTTGTTGACAGGAATCTAGTTATGGTGGGACAGAGGAGGTCAAATGGCCAAATCAAAACTTGTCATGTCCACGACACTTTGCGTGACTTTTGCAAGGAGGAAGGTAAGGAGGAAAACATTTTCCAAGAAATTAAGCAGGATAACCTGGAAATCTTTTTTTCCAAGAACCCAACCTTGGATGATTATCGTCGTTTGTGCATTAATGCTAATGTCATGGCTTATATTTCTAAAAAACCTTCTGGTGCTCGTGTTCGCTCTTTCTTGACTTCTGCCAAGGAAGAAACTACCTTGGATGCTAAACATGTCCCCCTTATCCCAAGAGCATTCAAATTGCTTAGAGTGTTGGACGCAAAATCACTAAGATTTACTCTGTTTCCCCCTGATCTGTGCCAACTAGTTCTCTTGAAGTACATTTCCATATCTTGCAAACTTGACATCCTTCCTCCTGCAATGTCTACACTGTGGAGCTTGCAAACTCTTATAGTAGACACAACTGCTCGTACCCTTCAAATCAAATCAGACATATGGAAGATGCCACAATTGAGGCATTTGCATACTAATGCATCCACTTCTTTGCCATGTCCCACAACAACTAAAGGTAAGGAAGAAGCCTCGGTAAATGCAAATTTACAAACCTTGTCTTCCATCTCACCAAAAAGTTGTACAAAGGAATTGTTTGAAAGGGCTCCCAAACTCAAGAAATTGGCTATTTGTGGGAGATTGGCCATACTTATTGAGGCCAATGGTCAATCCAGATTATTTGAAAGTCTCTGCACATTGCAGTtccttgaaaacttgaagttgTTGAATGAAGATGTATCCTCCCCATTGAATAGACTTCCTCAAGAAAACAATTTTCCCAGGAAGTTGACAAAGTTGACTTTGTCAAAGACTTTCTTGCCTTGGAATCAGATGTCTGTACTAGGAAAGCTTGAGAATCTTGAGGTTCTGAAGTTAAAAGACAATGCATTCAAGGGAAACAGGTGGAGGACAGAAAGCGGGGGATTTCAAAGTCTCCAATTTCTGCACATTGGAAGCACAGATTTGGTGATCTGGGATGCTGCAGCAAATCACTTGCCCAAACTTAAGTGTCTTGTTCTTAAGCACTGCACTGAGCTTCAAGGAGTTCCACATAGCTTTGCAGATATTTCCACCCTCCAGATAATTGACCTTCATTGCACCAATCATTCGGTGGCCTCCTCAGCCATGAAGATCTATGTGTTGAAACTGGAGCAAGCACAACAAAAAGCCACTAAGAGCAACAGGTTTAAGCTCTTTGTATATCCCCCAGTTTAG
- the LOC113717569 gene encoding adagio protein 3-like has product MGMEKGEEEEEEFRRRGGAKRLKCTAGDPKTRGYQREEFQDEEEEEEEESGSEDGEIYVPAGEKFFYPITTPSAIVVSDALEPDFPIIYVNTVFELSTGFRADEVLGRNCRFLQFRDPRAQRRHPSVDPVVVSEIRRCLQEGIEFQGELLNFRKDGTPLVNMLRLAPIHSDDGIVTHVIGIQMFSEAKIDLNTVSYPVFKKTCQHEFDESGDTAPMSEQFQYTQHLEICRILQLTDEVLAQNILSRLTPRDVASIGSVCRRIRLLTQNEHVRKMVCQNAWGRDVTGALELMTKKLGWGRLARELTTLEAVCWRKVTVGGAVEPSRCNFSACAAGNRLVLFGGEGVNMQPMDDTFVLNLDAANPEWHRVSVKSSPPGRWGHTLSCLNGSWLVVFGGCGRQGLLNDVFVLDLDAKHPTWKEVFGGTPPLPRSWHSSCTLEGSKLVVSGGCTDAGVLLSDTYLLDLTTENPKWREIPTSWAPPSRLGHSLSVYGKTKILMFGGLAKSGHLRLRSGEAYTIDLDDEKPQWRQLECGAFTGLGSQNAVIPPPRLDHVAVSMPCGRIIIFGGSIAGLHSPSQLFLLDPAEEKPSWRILSVPGEPPKFAWGHSTCVVGGTRVLVLGGHTGEEWILNELHELCLASRQDSDH; this is encoded by the exons ATGGGAATGGAGAAaggtgaagaagaggaagaggagTTCAGGAGAAGGGGAGGTGCGAAAAGGCTGAAATGCACTGCGGGTGACCCAAAGACAAGAGGATATCAACGAGAAGAATTCCAagatgaagaggaagaggaagaagaggaaagtGGTAGTGAAGATGGTGAGATTTATGTCCCTGCAGGTGAAAAGTTCTTCTATCCCATTACGACGCCGTCTGCGATCGTTGTTTCTGATGCGTTGGAACCCGATTTCCCCATCATTTATGTGAATACAGTCTTTGAACTCTCCACTGGGTTTCGTGCTGATGAAGTCCTCGGTCGCAATTG TCGGTTCTTGCAATTCAGAGACCCTCGTGCTCAAAGAAGGCATCCTTCTGTTGATCCTGTTGTAGTTTCTGAGATCAGAAGATGTCTCCAGGAAGGCATTGAGTTCCAAGGTGAGCTTCTCAACTTCAGGAAGGATGGAACTCCTCTGGTGAATATGTTAAGACTCGCACCAATACACAGCGATGATGGCATAGTTACGCATGTAATTGGGATTCAAATGTTTTCTGAAGCAAAAATAGATCTAAATACTGTATCATATcctgttttcaagaaaacttgCCAGCATGAATTTGATGAGTCAGGAGACACTGCTCCAATGAGTGAGCAGTTTCAGTACACTCAGCATCTGGAAATATGTAGGATTCTTCAGCTCACTGATGAAGTACTGGCTCAGAACATATTATCACGGTTGACACCAAGGGATGTAGCATCTATTGGCTCTGTTTGTAGAAGGATTCGCCTATTAACACAAAATGAgcatgtaagaaaaatggtttgTCAAAATGCTTGGGGAAGGGATGTCACTGGTGCATTGGAACTGATGACAAAAAAATTAGGTTGGGGGCGTCTTGCTAGGGAATTGACAACTCTTGAAGCCGTTTGCTGGAGAAAGGTGACAGTTGGAGGTGCAGTTGAGCCTTCACGTTGCAATTTCAGTGCTTGTGCTGCTGGCAATCGTCTAGTCCTGTTTGGTGGAGAAGGAGTCAACATGCAGCCAATGGATGACACCTTTGTCCTAAATCTTGATGCTGCAAATCCAGAATGGCATCGAGTGAGTGTAAAATCTTCCCCACCAGGACGTTGGGGCCATACACTTTCATGCCTGAACGGTTCCTGGTTGGTGGTATTTGGAGGCTGTGGGCGGCAAGGGTTGCTGAATGATGTGTTTGTTCTCGACTTGGATGCCAAACACCCCACGTGGAAAGAAGTCTTTGGTGGAACTCCTCCACTTCCTAGATCTTGGCATAGCTCTTGCACgttagaagggtcaaagttagTCGTCTCAGGTGGATGCACTGATGCAGGGGTACTGCTCAGTGACACATATTTGTTGGATCTTACTACAGAAAACCCCAAGTGGAGAGAGATCCCAACTTCATGGGCACCTCCATCCAGACTGGGGCACTCACTCTCAGTATATGGAAAAACGAAAATTCTTATGTTTGGGGGGCTTGCCAAGAGTGGGCACTTGCGCTTAAGGTCAGGTGAGGCTTATACTATTGACTTGGATGATGAGAAGCCACAGTGGAGGCAACTTGAATGCGGTGCATTCACTGGCCTAGGAAGCCAGAATGCTGTAATTCCTCCTCCTAGACTTGATCATGTGGCAGTAAGCATGCCTTGTGGTAGGATTATCATCTTTGGTGGTTCAATTGCTGGGTTGCATTCTCCTTCACAGCTGTTCTTGTTAGATCCTGCAGAAGAAAAGCCATCCTGGAGAATTCTCAGTGTTCCTGGAGAGCCACCAAAATTTGCTTGGGGCCATAGTACATGTGTGGTTGGTGGAACCAGAGTCTTGGTCCTTGGCGGGCACACTGGTGAAGAATGGATTCTTAATGAATTACACGAGCTATGCTTAGCCAGCAGACAGGACTCTGATCATTAA
- the LOC113718489 gene encoding putative late blight resistance protein homolog R1B-16, with translation MANLAAPKFSLNVGGASSSEANSENFEALTARNYEAAGEVMNPIDYVELFEDEAKQITEELTNGLTQLSMLSIVGMPGIGKTTLANSIYQSPLVPLHFHVHARCCVTQLYQKRRLLLEILQQVNARTEPRHGLTDDELAEELYRSLKGKKYVIFFDDLWDTRLWNDMSTSFPDDNMGSRIMFTSRFHNIVSQIERKSITYPLNPLSEVTSWKLLEVKLFQKECCPQELLGVGMQMAINCKGLPLAVDLVVCLLRNKERRQDCWEQIANSLNTHLLADQQGRCWGILELSYNHLPNHLKPCFLYFRAFSEDEEVPVSELMWLWIAEGFVQPQNDEKGSLEDVAKKYLSDLIARSLIMKTKRGSLGGVKASRIHDLLRDFVLAKAKEECFMEEINGYEHLISPSCVHTMSKPYRLFVHSRWMDGAAITKPSAVRVRSLVVSRFAASCLKSNSFALQNFKLLRVLQLSDIKTDCWTSIFCLFHLRFLSLETYSYMIPPEISNLQSLETFLLRLKRYGEIELPETIWDLVKLRHFKIWGSSTLPKYNLEKFFKFDNLQTLATPAFCCGEDTEKILRGLPSLRKLSCILLDSWDNSLKCNRFPNLDFLTRLESLKLEYSGEVQQRCEFNFPSNLKKLTLSRFFLPWSEISTIGRLPNLEVLKLLCGAFEGKLWDMTEGEFLELKFLMLQNLNIAQWNASEGDHLPCLETLVLANCNQLEEIPSCLGDVLTLEKIELQHCRRSVEISARTIKEKQEEMGNEQFVITLK, from the coding sequence ATGGCTAACCTGGCAGCCCCCAAGTTTTCCCTGAATGTAGGCGGTGCATCATCTTCAGAAGCtaattctgaaaattttgaGGCACTGACAGCTCGCAACTATGAGGCTGCAGGTGAAGTTATGAACCCCATTGACTATGTGGAGCTGTTTGAGGATGAAGCTAAACAGATAACAGAGGAACTAACAAATGGTTTGACACAGTTGAGCATGCTCTCTATTGTTGGAATGCCAGGAATTGGTAAGACAACATTAGCCAATTCCATATACCAGAGTCCTTTAGTTCCTCTGCACTTCCATGTTCATGCAAGGTGTTGTGTCACTCAGTTGTATCAAAAAAGAAGATTGTTGCTGGAAATTCTGCAACAAGTTAATGCAAGAACCGAGCCAAGACATGGATTGACTGATGATGAATTAGCAGAAGAGTTGTATAGAAGTCTGAAGGGGAAAAAGTATGTCATCTTCTTTGATGATTTGTGGGATACCAGGCTGTGGAATGATATGAGTACCTCTTTCCCAGATGATAATATGGGAAGCAGAATTATGTTCACAAGCCGATTTCATAACATTGTGTCACAAATTGAACGTAAGAGTATTACTTATCCTCTCAATCCCTTATCAGAGGTTACTTCTTGGAAATTGCTGGAAGTGAAGCTTTTTCAAAAAGAATGCTGCCCTCAAGAACTTTTGGGAGTTGGAATGCAAATGGCTATCAATTGCAAAGGCCTACCACTTGCTGTGGATTTGGTAGTTTGTCTGCTCAGAAACAAGGAGAGAAGACAAGATTGTTGGGAACAAATTGCAAATAGTTTAAATACACACCTTCTTGCAGATCAACAGGGTCGATGCTGGGGTATACTAGAACTCAGTTACAACCATTTGCCAAATCATTTGAAGCCATGCTTTCTCTATTTCAGAGCATTTTCTGAGGATGAAGAAGTTCCAGTATCTGAGTTGATGTGGTTATGGATTGCAGAAGGATTTGTTCAACCACAAAATGACGAGAAAGGAAGCTTAGAGGATGTAGCTAAGAAGTATTTGAGCGATCTAATTGCTAGAAGCCTCATAATGAAAACCAAAAGAGGATCTCTTGGTGGAGTCAAAGCAAGCCGCATTCATGATCTACTGCGTGATTTTGTCTTGGCAAAAGCTAAAGAAGAGTGCTTCATGGAGGAAATAAATGGTTATGAGCATTTGATTTCACCTTCTTGTGTCCACACAATGTCCAAGCCATACCGTTTGTTTGTCCATTCCAGGTGGATGGATGGTGCTGCAATAACAAAGCCTTCTGCTGTTCGCGTCCGCTCTCTGGTAGTCTCTCGATTTGCAGCTTCATGTCTAAAATCCAATTCATTTGCTTTGCAAAATTTCAAACTTCTGAGGGTGTTACAACTTTCAGACATCAAAACTGACTGCTGGACTAGCATATTCTGCCTGTTTCATCTGAGGTTCTTATCACTCGAAACTTACTCTTATATGATCCCACCAGAAATAAGCAATCTCCAGAGCCtggaaacttttcttttgaggCTGAAAAGATACGGAGAAATCGAATTACCAGAGACTATTTGGGACTTGGTGAAACTGAGACATTTCAAGATATGGGGGTCATCCACTTTGCCAAAATACAATCTGGAGAAATTCTTCAAGTTTGATAATTTGCAAACACTTGCGACTCCAGCCTTTTGTTGTGGAGAAGATACTGAGAAGATCTTGAGAGGCCTACCCAGTCTTCGAAAGTTAAGTTGCATACTTCTGGATTCATGGGATAATTCTTTGAAATGCAACCGCTTTCCAAATTTGGACTTCCTCACGcgacttgaatcactcaagctGGAATACAGTGGTGAGGTGCAACAACGTTGTGAGTTCAACTTCCCCTCGAATCTCAAAAAGTTGACTCTGTCAAGGTTCTTCTTACCGTGGAGTGAAATTTCGACCATTGGAAGGCTACCTAATCTTGAGGTTCTCAAATTACTATGCGGTGCATTTGAAGGGAAATTATGGGACATGACAGAAGGTGAGTTTCTTGAACTCAAGTTCTTGATGTTGCAGAATTTGAACATTGCTCAATGGAATGCCTCAGAAGGAGATCACCTTCCTTGCCTTGAAACACTAGTATTGGCTAATTGCAATCAACTTGAGGAGATCCCTTCTTGTTTAGGTGATGTGCTAACGCTAGAGAAGATTGAGTTGCAACATTGCAGACGCTCTGTTGAGATATCCGCCAGGAcaattaaggaaaaacaagaggaaatgGGAAATGAGCAGTTTGTTATCACCCTTAAATGA